A stretch of Gemmatimonas aurantiaca T-27 DNA encodes these proteins:
- a CDS encoding SprT-like domain-containing protein encodes MPHDRTSQLGFDFFSAPVAAPEVTPLHVVSPMVLLAPVTLPAVSIVPAVVPLPVAPMPVTPMPRSQALPEPSLLGMEATPRAMMVDVTPVVEPRPARGRSALRARTAVLFSRLQDLGLRGVDALVLMRTRTVMVSLIGRTLRVHEGYADAPERVLRAVVAFAIARTKTERQAARDVILAHDVERAPVPRRRETARPGDLPMLAQLAEAHRQLNAQWFAGALNGIPVRLSGRMATRLGHFDPGSKHTPPEIVLSRTHITRHGWREAMHTLLHEMVHQWQHETGRAVDHGAEFRQKAREVGITPAARRDVTPLERKKRSGVG; translated from the coding sequence ATGCCCCACGACCGTACGTCGCAGCTTGGCTTCGACTTCTTCTCCGCGCCGGTAGCCGCACCTGAGGTGACACCTTTGCATGTGGTGTCGCCCATGGTGCTGCTGGCGCCGGTGACGTTGCCAGCGGTCTCGATCGTGCCTGCCGTGGTGCCCCTACCGGTGGCGCCGATGCCGGTGACGCCGATGCCACGAAGCCAGGCGCTGCCGGAGCCATCGTTGCTGGGCATGGAGGCCACTCCGCGGGCCATGATGGTCGATGTGACGCCGGTGGTGGAGCCGCGCCCTGCGCGTGGCCGGTCGGCGTTGCGGGCGCGGACGGCCGTGCTGTTCTCGCGGTTGCAGGATCTCGGTTTGCGTGGTGTGGACGCCCTGGTGCTGATGCGCACACGCACGGTGATGGTGTCGCTCATTGGTCGCACACTGCGGGTACACGAGGGCTACGCTGACGCACCGGAGCGTGTTTTGCGCGCGGTCGTGGCTTTTGCCATTGCACGCACCAAGACGGAACGTCAGGCGGCGCGTGATGTCATTCTGGCGCATGACGTCGAACGTGCGCCGGTTCCTCGGCGGCGTGAAACCGCACGCCCCGGCGACTTGCCGATGCTCGCGCAACTGGCTGAAGCGCATCGACAATTGAATGCGCAGTGGTTCGCCGGCGCGCTGAATGGCATCCCGGTGCGGTTGTCCGGTCGCATGGCCACGCGGCTCGGACACTTTGATCCCGGTTCCAAGCACACGCCGCCGGAAATCGTGCTGTCACGCACCCACATCACCCGCCATGGCTGGCGCGAAGCGATGCACACGCTGCTGCACGAAATGGTACATCAGTGGCAACATGAAACCGGACGCGCGGTGGATCACGGCGCGGAGTTTCGGCAGAAGGCGCGCGAGGTGGGCATTACCCCTGCGGCTCGACGCGATGTGACGCCGCTCGAGCGAAAGAAGCGATCAGGCGTCGGTTGA
- a CDS encoding alpha/beta hydrolase — MAPVLDGVPLADARMALILVHGRGGTAEGMVPVARAARATDAALIAPRAKDNSWYPYRFLAPQEENQPWLDSALASVEHAVLMAAAAGIPATRTILVGFSQGACLSLEYAAHAAQQGRVPVAGVVALAGALIGDPALDRVADPASANVLADARVILACGDADPHIPEALVRRSAEYFAALGAQTDLRIYPGVGHDIVGDQIEALRTLVETVRAELPA; from the coding sequence ATGGCGCCTGTCCTGGACGGTGTGCCGCTGGCCGATGCACGCATGGCGCTGATTCTGGTGCATGGGCGTGGGGGTACGGCAGAGGGCATGGTACCGGTGGCGCGCGCGGCGCGTGCCACCGATGCGGCGCTCATCGCACCTCGCGCGAAGGACAACAGTTGGTATCCGTATCGGTTTCTCGCGCCTCAGGAAGAGAACCAGCCGTGGCTGGACAGTGCGTTGGCATCGGTGGAACACGCCGTGTTGATGGCTGCTGCCGCAGGTATTCCTGCCACTCGCACCATTCTTGTGGGGTTTTCCCAGGGCGCCTGTCTGAGCCTCGAATACGCGGCGCACGCCGCACAACAGGGTCGCGTACCGGTGGCGGGTGTGGTGGCATTGGCAGGTGCACTGATTGGTGATCCAGCGCTGGATCGTGTGGCCGATCCCGCATCGGCCAACGTACTTGCCGACGCGCGGGTGATCCTGGCCTGTGGCGACGCCGATCCGCATATCCCCGAAGCACTGGTGCGCCGTTCTGCCGAGTATTTCGCCGCGTTGGGGGCACAGACGGATCTGCGCATCTATCCGGGGGTGGGCCACGATATCGTCGGTGATCAGATCGAAGCGCTGCGAACACTGGTCGAGACCGTGCGCGCGGAGCTTCCCGCGTGA